The Engystomops pustulosus chromosome 1, aEngPut4.maternal, whole genome shotgun sequence genome has a window encoding:
- the LOC140084221 gene encoding vomeronasal type-2 receptor 26-like — MKAITPVAITVFHVQKDRCPMCLMGTLAKSVLKNKWPNEDKDECVPKIREFLSYQQDILAAVFSSMSGLFLIISFSVLSIFIVFLDTPIVKANNRNISFILLLSLKLSLLCIFMFIGCPDDMTCMLRQISTGFTFTVAVSSILAKTIMVSIAFKASRTWKLLEEISGG, encoded by the exons ATGAAAGCTATCACTCCTGTTGCTATAACTGTATTCcatgtccagaaggacagatgtCCAATGTGTCTG ATGGGGACGCTTGCCAAGAGTGTCCTGAAGAATAAATGGCCAAATGAAGATAAAGACGAATGTGTTCCAAAAATAAGAGAGTTTCTGTCATATCAGCAGGACATATTGGCTGCAGTTTTCTCTTCCATGTCTGGACTTTttcttatcatctccttctctgTATTAAGTATTTTCATTGTGTTCCTGGACACTCCGATAGTAAAAGCCAATAACCGGAACATCAGCTTCATCCTTCTTCTGTCCCTCAAGCTCAGTTTGTTATGTATCTTCATGTTCATTGGTTGTCCAGATGATATGACCTGCATGCTACGCCAAATCTCCACTGGATTCACCTTCACTGTTGCGGTGTCTTCTATCTTGGCCAAGACCATTATGGTTTCCATCGCTTTCAAAGCCAGCCGGACCTGGAAGCTCCTGGAGGAAATATCTGGGGGTTAG